The Anguilla anguilla isolate fAngAng1 chromosome 4, fAngAng1.pri, whole genome shotgun sequence genome has a window encoding:
- the LOC118226381 gene encoding pre-mRNA-splicing factor 38B-like: MANNTALAGNQQQQQAVNKPAASGKHGNVLPLWGNEKTMNLNPMILTNVLSSPYFKVQLYELKTYHEVVDEIYFKVTHVEPWEKGSRKTAGQTGMCGGVRGVGTGGIVSTAFCLLYKLFTLKLTRKQVMGLITHTDSPYIRALGFMYIRYTQPPPDLLDWFDGFLDDEEELDVKAGGGCVMTVGEMLRSFLTKLEWFSTLFPRIPVPVQKMIDQQMKSRPRKIPNKEGQEEAEEPEWHAEHRTPRRTPSPRRSPKRSRSRSHHPDGHGSASFDWELERERERQRKERDGKDRDRERGERDRSDRDRGDKGRRRSRSLDRATDRRGSRSKDHRRSRSASRDWKNNRKDREKERESDGDRSRRKDRDHDRDRASDKDKDRDRASDKDRDRASDRGRFRDGGERTKDKRGKGETEDRRHREEREEKRHREEHKAKKHSQSRSGSRSRERRQRSGSRSRTHAGRSSRSRSRHRAERPAKRPQSHSKERPQSHSKERPHSHSKERPQSHSKERPHSHSKERPHSHSKERPQSHSKERPQSHSKERPQSHSKERPHRHRREHGDSKDQRRCQSTEGEEQVQERKTGST; the protein is encoded by the exons ATGGCAAATAACACGGCGTTGGCGGGGaatcagcagcagcaacaggCCGTGAATAAACCCGCTGCATCAGGAAAGCATGGCAATGTATTACCTCTGTGGGGCAATGAGAAGACCATGAACCTGAACCCCATGATTTTGACGAACGTGCTGTCCTCGCCTTATTTCAAGGTACAGCTATATGAACTGAAAACTTACCACGAAGTCGTGGACGAGATCTACTTTAAG gtGACCCATGTTGAGCCATGGGAGAAAGGCAGCAGGAAGACTGCAGGCCAAACTGGCATGTGCGGAGGG GTCCGTGGTGTTGGAACCGGAGGCATCGTTTCTACAGCCTTCTGTTTGCTGTATAAACTGTTCACCCTGAAGCTGACACGCAAGCAGGTGATGGGTCTCATCACACACACCGACTCCCCCTATATTAGAGCCCTCGGGTTCATGTACATAAG ATACACTCAACCCCCTCCAGACCTCCTGGACTGGTTTGATGGGTTCCTTGATGATGAGGAG GAGCTGGACGTAAAAGCCGGCGGTGGATGCGTCATGACGGTAGGGGAAATGCTGCGCTCTTTCCTGACCAAGCTGGAGTGGTTCTCCACGCTGTTCCCACGCATCCCCGTGCCAGTGCAGAAGATGATAGACCAGCAGATGAAGAGCAGGCCCAGGAAGATCCCAAACAAGGAGGGCcaagaggaggcggaggagccAGAGTGGCACGCTGAGCACAG GACTCCCAGAAGAACCCCGAGCCCCCGGAGGTCGCCCAAGAGGTCGAGGAGCAGGAGCCACCACCCGGACGGGCACGGCTCCGCCAGCTTCGACtgggagctggagagggagcgCGAGCGccagaggaaggagagggacgGCAAAGACCGGGACAGGgagcggggggagaggg ACCGGAGTGACAGGGACAGGGGGGACAAAGGGCGGCGGCGCTCGCGAAGCCTGGACCGCGCCACGGACCGACGGGGCAGCCGGAGCAAGGACCACCGCCGGAGTCGCTCTGCCAGCCGGGACTGGAAGAACAACCGCAAGGACCgcgagaaggagagggaaagcGACGGGGACCGGAGCAGGAGGAAGGACCGCGACCATGACAGAGACAGGGCTAGCGACAAGGACAAGGACAGGGACAGGGCTAGCGACAAGGACAGGGACAGGGCTAGCGACAGGGGCAGGTTTAGAGATGGCGGGGAGAGGACAAAAGACAAGCGGGGCAAAGGAGAGACGGAGGACAGGAGGcacagggaagagagggaggagaagaggcaCAGGGAGGAGCACAAGGCGAAGAAGCACAGCCAGAGTAGGAgcggcagcaggagcagggagcGGAGGCAGCGTAGTGGCAGCCGCAGCAGGACCCACGCCGGCAGGAGCAGCCGCAGcaggagcaggcacagggccgAGCGGCCTGCCAAGAGGCCCCAAAGCCACAGCAAGGAGAGGCCCCAAAGCCACAGCAAGGAGAGGCCCCACAGCCACAGCAAGGAGAGGCCCCAAAGCCACAGCAAGGAGAGGCCCCACAGCCACAGCAAGGAGAGGCCCCACAGCCACAGCAAGGAGAGGCCCCAAAGCCACAGCAAGGAGAGGCCCCAAAGCCACAGCAAGGAGAGGCCCCAAAGCCACAGCAAGGAGAGGCCCCACAGGCACCGCCGGGAGCACGGCGACTCCAAGGACCAGCGCAGATGCCAAagcacagagggagaggaacaggtgcaggagagaaagacagggtcCACATAA
- the henmt1 gene encoding small RNA 2'-O-methyltransferase isoform X1 yields MMFTPPLYKQRYQFVVEFVKRHKPKKVVDLGCADCSLLRKLKFHRDIELLVGVDIDSSVIKHKMYALAPFPSEYLKPADQPLTIELYQGSVTEKELRTKGFDLVTCIELIEHLPLAEVERFSEVLFGYMSPAAVIVSTPNADFNPLLPGCSGFRHIDHKFEWTKTDFQNWALEVCRLYGYVVEFTGVGKAPSNDESIGFCSQIGVFRKDPYRSGTSVRCENLENTSSYKLLYDVVYPSLCDNNIFQRTLVNEVLYWAEHVKREWLEASEKEGAGLHVSDITAFPNDRQEQDISEEAAQEPYLQGGSVCVPLARVLSFPSVHRLCGSLQRLQEALQGDCRVALTGDSLAVALAADEEEETDADEEWAECVGPACAEAVKCAVDCTEDWDAEL; encoded by the exons ATGATGTTCACACCTCCACTGTACAAGCAGAGATACCAGTTTGTTGTAGAGTTTGTTAAAAGGCACAAACCCAAGAAG GTGGTAGATTTGGGATGTGCTGACTGTAGTCTGCTCAGAAAGCTGAAATTTCATCGTGACATAGAGCTGTTGGTTGGCGTAGACATTGACAGTTCCGttattaaacataaaat GTATGCTTTGGCCCCTTTCCCAAGTGAGTACCTGAAACCAGCTGACCAGCCGTTAACAATTGAGCTTTATCAGGGATCTGTCACTGAAAAGGAATTGCGCACCAAGGGATTTGATCTTGTGACGTGCATTGAGCT CATTGAACACCTGCCACTTGCTGAAGTGGAAAGGTTTTCCGAGGTTCTGTTTGGATATATGTCCCCTGCCGCCGTGATCGTCAGCACTCCAAATGCTGACTTCAACCCCTTGCTGCCAGGATGCTCTGGGTTTAGACACATTGACCATAAATTTGAGTGGACCAAAACAGACTTTCAGAATTG GGCTTTGGAGGTGTGTCGATTATACGGCTATGTGGTGGAGTTCACTGGAGTAGGCAAAGCCCCCTCCAATGATGAGAGCATCGGGTTCTGTTCTCAGATCGGAGTATTTCGCAAGGATCCCTACAGAAGTGGTACTTCTGTGAGATGTGAGAACTTGGAAAACACTTCTTCTTACAAACTG TTGTATGATGTGGTGTATCCCAGCCTATGTGACAACAATATCTTCCAGAGGACCCTGGTGAATGAAGTCCTGTACTGGGCAGAACACGTCAAGAGGGAATGGCTTGAAGCCTCAGAGAAGGAGGGAGCGGGTCTTCatgtcagtgacatcaccgctTTCCCCAATGACCGTCAGGAGCAGGACATTTCAGAAGAGGCGGCACAGGAGCCCTACTTGCAGGGAGGTTCAGTGTGTGTTCCTCTGGCCAGAGTGCTGTCTTTCCCCAGCGTGCACAGGCTGTGTGGCTCTCTGCAGCGACTGCAGGAGGCCCTGCAGGGTGACTGTCGGGTGGCACTGACGGGTGACTCTCTCGCCGTGGCATTAGCCgcagatgaggaagaggagaccgATGCGGATGAGGAGTGGGCGGAATGTGTGGGTCCTGCGTGCGCTGAAGCGGTAAAGTGTGCAGTGGATTGCACAGAGGACTGGGACGCAGAGCTTTGA
- the henmt1 gene encoding small RNA 2'-O-methyltransferase isoform X2, translating into MYALAPFPSEYLKPADQPLTIELYQGSVTEKELRTKGFDLVTCIELIEHLPLAEVERFSEVLFGYMSPAAVIVSTPNADFNPLLPGCSGFRHIDHKFEWTKTDFQNWALEVCRLYGYVVEFTGVGKAPSNDESIGFCSQIGVFRKDPYRSGTSVRCENLENTSSYKLLYDVVYPSLCDNNIFQRTLVNEVLYWAEHVKREWLEASEKEGAGLHVSDITAFPNDRQEQDISEEAAQEPYLQGGSVCVPLARVLSFPSVHRLCGSLQRLQEALQGDCRVALTGDSLAVALAADEEEETDADEEWAECVGPACAEAVKCAVDCTEDWDAEL; encoded by the exons at GTATGCTTTGGCCCCTTTCCCAAGTGAGTACCTGAAACCAGCTGACCAGCCGTTAACAATTGAGCTTTATCAGGGATCTGTCACTGAAAAGGAATTGCGCACCAAGGGATTTGATCTTGTGACGTGCATTGAGCT CATTGAACACCTGCCACTTGCTGAAGTGGAAAGGTTTTCCGAGGTTCTGTTTGGATATATGTCCCCTGCCGCCGTGATCGTCAGCACTCCAAATGCTGACTTCAACCCCTTGCTGCCAGGATGCTCTGGGTTTAGACACATTGACCATAAATTTGAGTGGACCAAAACAGACTTTCAGAATTG GGCTTTGGAGGTGTGTCGATTATACGGCTATGTGGTGGAGTTCACTGGAGTAGGCAAAGCCCCCTCCAATGATGAGAGCATCGGGTTCTGTTCTCAGATCGGAGTATTTCGCAAGGATCCCTACAGAAGTGGTACTTCTGTGAGATGTGAGAACTTGGAAAACACTTCTTCTTACAAACTG TTGTATGATGTGGTGTATCCCAGCCTATGTGACAACAATATCTTCCAGAGGACCCTGGTGAATGAAGTCCTGTACTGGGCAGAACACGTCAAGAGGGAATGGCTTGAAGCCTCAGAGAAGGAGGGAGCGGGTCTTCatgtcagtgacatcaccgctTTCCCCAATGACCGTCAGGAGCAGGACATTTCAGAAGAGGCGGCACAGGAGCCCTACTTGCAGGGAGGTTCAGTGTGTGTTCCTCTGGCCAGAGTGCTGTCTTTCCCCAGCGTGCACAGGCTGTGTGGCTCTCTGCAGCGACTGCAGGAGGCCCTGCAGGGTGACTGTCGGGTGGCACTGACGGGTGACTCTCTCGCCGTGGCATTAGCCgcagatgaggaagaggagaccgATGCGGATGAGGAGTGGGCGGAATGTGTGGGTCCTGCGTGCGCTGAAGCGGTAAAGTGTGCAGTGGATTGCACAGAGGACTGGGACGCAGAGCTTTGA
- the fam102bb gene encoding protein FAM102B isoform X2 — protein MAFIMMKKKKFKFKVDFELDELSSVPFVNGVLFCKVRLLDGGFSEESSREVVQANCVHWRKRFSFLCKMSASASTGVLDPCVCRVSVRKELKGGKTYAKLGFADLNLAEFAGSGNTTRRCLLEGYDTKNTRQDNSILKVLISMQLMSGDPCFKTPPSTAMYIGIQGDTECLHGDRKGGETQKTFFGISGYSTGHSRSSSLSEFSHRRNTSIGSASTGIASIPEPSEEREPRTAPPSAAGAACASVPEHPGTPIRSAPSSERLHRHPVKQDSVESQLKRVDATRVDADDVVEKILQSQDFTPGLLDSSAEEEGLRLFVGPGGSTALGSHHLPTRVGAGAYEQVVIKR, from the exons ATGGCTTTCATCatgatgaagaaaaagaaatttaaatttaaagtcGATTTCGAACTGGACGAACTCTCTTCCGTTCCTTTTGTTAACGGCGTCCTGTTCTGTAAAGTCAGGCTTTTAGACGGTGGTTTTTCGGAGGAGTCATCTCG GGAGGTTGTCCAAGCCAACTGCGTACACTGGCGGAAGAGGTTCTCTTTCCTGTGTAAGATGAGTGCCAGTGCCAGCACAGGTGTGCTGGACCCCTGTGTTTGCCGAGTGTCCGTGCGGAAG GAACTGAAGGGTGGAAAGACATACGCAAAG CTTGGATTCGCTGACCTAAATTTGGCAGAGTTTGCCGGGTCTGGGAATACCACTCGGAGATGTTTACTGGAAGGATATGACACCAAGAACACGCGTCAGGATAACTCCATACTGAAG GTGCTCATCAGCATGCAGCTCATGTCTGGGGACCCTTGCTTTAAAAC gccTCCATCCACTGCCATGTACATAGGGATACAAGGAGACACAGAATGTCTACACGGAGatagaaagggaggagagactcagaaaacattttttggaatatCAG GCTACAGCACGGGCCACTCGCGCTCCTCCAGCCTGTCCGAGTTCTCTCACAGGCGGAACACCTCGATAGGCAGCGCCTCCACCGGCATCGCCAGCATCCCGGAGCCCAGCGAGGAGCGGGAGCCCAGGACGGCGCCCCCCTCCGCGGCCGGCGCGGCCTGCGCCTCCGTGCCGGAGCACCCCGGCACCCCCATCAGGAGCGCGCCCTCCTCGGAGCGCCTCCACAG GCATCCGGTGAAGCAGGACTCTGTGGAGTCCCAGCTGAAGCGGGTGGATGCCACCAGGGTGGATGCTGACGACGTGGTGGAGAAGATCCTTCAGAGTCAGGACTTCACCCCCGGTCTGCTGGACTCGAGCGCTGAAG AGGAGGGTCTGCGCCTGTTTGTGGGTCCTGGGGGAAGCACTGCGCTTGGCAGCCATCATCTCCCCACCAG GGTTGGTGCCGGAGCTTATGAACAGGTGGTGATAAAGCGCTAG
- the fam102bb gene encoding protein FAM102B isoform X1, which yields MAFIMMKKKKFKFKVDFELDELSSVPFVNGVLFCKVRLLDGGFSEESSREVVQANCVHWRKRFSFLCKMSASASTGVLDPCVCRVSVRKELKGGKTYAKLGFADLNLAEFAGSGNTTRRCLLEGYDTKNTRQDNSILKVLISMQLMSGDPCFKTPPSTAMYIGIQGDTECLHGDRKGGETQKTFFGISETPGKCASVPDELAGCGHSRTSSYASQQSKVSGYSTGHSRSSSLSEFSHRRNTSIGSASTGIASIPEPSEEREPRTAPPSAAGAACASVPEHPGTPIRSAPSSERLHRHPVKQDSVESQLKRVDATRVDADDVVEKILQSQDFTPGLLDSSAEEEGLRLFVGPGGSTALGSHHLPTRVGAGAYEQVVIKR from the exons ATGGCTTTCATCatgatgaagaaaaagaaatttaaatttaaagtcGATTTCGAACTGGACGAACTCTCTTCCGTTCCTTTTGTTAACGGCGTCCTGTTCTGTAAAGTCAGGCTTTTAGACGGTGGTTTTTCGGAGGAGTCATCTCG GGAGGTTGTCCAAGCCAACTGCGTACACTGGCGGAAGAGGTTCTCTTTCCTGTGTAAGATGAGTGCCAGTGCCAGCACAGGTGTGCTGGACCCCTGTGTTTGCCGAGTGTCCGTGCGGAAG GAACTGAAGGGTGGAAAGACATACGCAAAG CTTGGATTCGCTGACCTAAATTTGGCAGAGTTTGCCGGGTCTGGGAATACCACTCGGAGATGTTTACTGGAAGGATATGACACCAAGAACACGCGTCAGGATAACTCCATACTGAAG GTGCTCATCAGCATGCAGCTCATGTCTGGGGACCCTTGCTTTAAAAC gccTCCATCCACTGCCATGTACATAGGGATACAAGGAGACACAGAATGTCTACACGGAGatagaaagggaggagagactcagaaaacattttttggaatatCAG AGACCCCAGGAAAATGTGCCTCTGTTCCCGACGAGCTGGCGGGGTGCGGCCACTCCAGAACCTCCAGCTATGCTAGTCAGCAGTCTAAAGTATCAG GCTACAGCACGGGCCACTCGCGCTCCTCCAGCCTGTCCGAGTTCTCTCACAGGCGGAACACCTCGATAGGCAGCGCCTCCACCGGCATCGCCAGCATCCCGGAGCCCAGCGAGGAGCGGGAGCCCAGGACGGCGCCCCCCTCCGCGGCCGGCGCGGCCTGCGCCTCCGTGCCGGAGCACCCCGGCACCCCCATCAGGAGCGCGCCCTCCTCGGAGCGCCTCCACAG GCATCCGGTGAAGCAGGACTCTGTGGAGTCCCAGCTGAAGCGGGTGGATGCCACCAGGGTGGATGCTGACGACGTGGTGGAGAAGATCCTTCAGAGTCAGGACTTCACCCCCGGTCTGCTGGACTCGAGCGCTGAAG AGGAGGGTCTGCGCCTGTTTGTGGGTCCTGGGGGAAGCACTGCGCTTGGCAGCCATCATCTCCCCACCAG GGTTGGTGCCGGAGCTTATGAACAGGTGGTGATAAAGCGCTAG